The DNA window GCGTTTTTAGGACCAAGTCCAACAAGGCCCAAAAGGGGAAACATGCCTTTGGGCAGACTTTTTTTAAGCTCTTCGAAGTGTTTTACCTTTCCAGTTCGGAATAATTCGTCTAAATGAGCTTGAATAGATTTACCTAAACCGGGAACCGTGTCGAGTTTGCCGTCGTCCCAAAGGTCTTTTAATTCGCTTGTTGCGTGCTCAACGCTGTTTGCCGCGTTTTCGTAAGCGATAACTTTGAAACTATTGCCGCCTGTCGCCGCGTAGGCCGCGGAAATGGTTCTTAGGAGCTGTTCTATTTCCTTATTAGAAAAATACTTCATATCGAGCCCATTATATGCTAAACTACGCCTAACGCAAGGCGTTTGTGGGACCGTAGCTCAGCTTGGTTAGAGCGCTTCCCTGTCACGGAAGAGGTCGGGGGTTCGAGTCCCCTCGGTCCCGCCTTTGTCTCGCTGAAGCTCGACTTCGGCGGGTAAACCCGCCCAAAGTAAGGGCGAAAGCGGACATTCAATATATTACGTCTATTTTCTTCAGCTATCCAATAAAAAAACGTACATCGGCTCCACAAGTAATTTAAAAGGTAGGCTGTTAAAACACAGTAAGGGACAAGTGTCGTCGACAAAAGGTTCATTGCCTGTTCGTTTGGTTGCTTATTTTGCATTTCGAAACAAACATATTTCATT is part of the Candidatus Curtissbacteria bacterium genome and encodes:
- a CDS encoding GIY-YIG nuclease family protein; its protein translation is MYYVYFLQLSNKKTYIGSTSNLKGRLLKHSKGQVSSTKGSLPVRLVAYFAFRNKHISFKFEKYLKSGSGRAFTKKHELVEVWFCPKIPLALQFPLW